The genomic window TTCGACCCGATCGTCGCCCTCACCAACGGCGGCCCGGGCACGGCGACCGAGTCGGTCACGCTGCTCATCTTCCGAGGGGGATTCTCCGGCGGAGAGTTCGCCTACCAGACGGCGAACGCGGTCATCTTCTTCATCGTGATCACGATCGTCTCGCTCTTCCAGTTCCGTGTCCTTCAGCGCAGAGAGGCCGACTTCTGATGACTACCGCAACCAACATCGCCCCGCAGGCCGAGCAGGAGCTCGACGCCGTCACCGCGAACGGCCGCCGTCGCCGGCAAGGCGCCGTCGACGACGACACCCGAAAGACCAACTGGTGGGCGACCGCACTGATCGCGGTCTGCTCGCTGACCGTCCTCATCCCGCTCTACCTCGCGGTCGTCGTCGCGCTCAAGACGCCGGAGCAGCTCACTCAGGGCACCGGCTTCGAGCTTCCCAACCCGATCCGCTGGGAGAACTTCCCCGAGGCGTGGGAGCGCACGAACTTCCCGCAGGCGCTGATGAACACCTCGATCATCACCGTCGGCTCGGTGGTGTTCACGCTGCTGACCAGCTCGGTCGTCGCGTATGCGCTGGCACGCAACATCCACCGGCCGTTCTTCAAGGGCGTGTTCTTCTACCTGCTGGCGGCGCTGTTCATCCCGTTCCCGATCATCATGCTCCCGCTCGTCAAGCAGACCGCGATCCTCGGGCTCGACAACCAGGCCGGGATGATCATCCTGTACACGATCTACGGGCTGTCGCTGAACATCTTCATCTACACGGCGTACATCCGCTCGATCCCGATCGAACTGGAGGAAGCGGCGCGCATGGACGGCGCGTCGACCTGGCGCGTGTTCTGGTCGGTGATCTTCCCGCTGCTCATGCCGATGAACGCCACCGTCGGGATCCTCACGTGCGTGTGGGCCTGGAACGACTTCATCATGCCGCTCGTCGTGCTCACCGAGCCGTCCGCTCGAACGCTGCCACTCGCACAGTACGTGTTCCAGGGGCAGTTCAACACGGACTACACCGTGGCGTTCGCGTCCTACCTGATGGCGATGGCGCCCCTGCTGATCGTGTACATCTTCTCGCAGCGGTGGGTGATCTCCGGGGTCACCCGTGGTTCGATCAAGTGAGGCCGGCAAACCGCGTCCGATCCGGTCTACAGGCCCGGCATCTGCTGCCACTCTCCCTGCAGGTGGCAGGGGGTGGACGCACGAGCCTCAGGCCCGTGACGTCGATTGCTGAACAGCTTCGAAACGCCCCCTGTCGACCCAAGAAGCATCCGCTGACCGCCGACATCCCGTGGGCACATGTGGGCAGATCGCCGATTCTGAGCAAACCCGGACGGATCACGGGCAACAAAAAACCCCGGCATGACCGGGGCTTTCCATCTGTAGCGGGAGCGGGGCTTGAACCCGCGACCTCACGATTATGAGTCGTGCGCTCTCACCAACTGAGCTACCCCGCCGCGTCACATCTCGCGATGTTCCGAGCCCCGAGTCAGGATTGAACTGACGACCCCTTCCTTACCATGGAAGTGCTCTGCCACTGAGCTATCGGGGCGTGCTGCCCGCGAGCGGGCAACTAGAAGAGAATACCAGAGCCGCGGCCCTCTTCTTAATCGGCGTCAGCCGCCGGTGTGCGCCCGCAGCCACGGGAGCGGGTCGATCGGCGTGGTGCCGTTCAAGAGGATCTCGAAGTGCGTGTGCGCGCCGTAGGAGCGTCCGGTGTTGCCGGTGCGGCCGAGCACCGTGCCGACTGTCACCGTCTGTCCGGGCGAGACCTGCAGCGAGCCGTACTGCATGTGCGCGTAGTGGCTCGACACCAGCTGGCCGTCGATCATGTGATCGATGATCACGTGCACGCCGTACGCGCCGCCGGCCTCGGAAGCGACGCGGACCGTGCCGTCGGCGATCGCCTGGATCGGAGCACCGGCACCGGGGGTGAAGTCGATGCCCTCGTGCATCCGGCCCGAGCGCATTCCGAAGCCGTACGACATCGTGACGCCGACCGCGAAGGGCCACTGGATCGCGGCGTTCGGGTCGTTGACGAACAGGTTCGAGAAGTTGCGGATGCCTGCCTGCGACGCGAGCTCGGCGATCGTCGTGGTGTCGTAGTCCTCGGTGCGCTCGAGGGTCACGGCCTCGGCTCCGGCGGGGGCGACGTACGCCTGGATCTGGTCGGCGTCGACCTCGGTGCCGATCGTGTCGCCGGGCGCGATGATCGACATGGACGCGTCGACCCCGCTCGCAGCGGCGACGGCCTCGGCGGGGGTGGTCATGCCGACGGTCATGAGACCGACGATGCCCATCACGCCGACGGAGAACGACGCTGCCGTCACGCGCTTGAACGCGGCACCGCGACTCGCCCGCACCTTGCGGGGGGCGGTGTGCGCCCGCACGCGGTGCTCGTCTTCGGGCTCGGCGGTCGCCTCGGGCTCGGATGCCTGCACGGGGAGCTCGCCGGTGAAGGAGAACAGGCGCGCAGCGGCCTCGAAATCGTCGGCGGCGGATCCCTCGGCGCGTGGTGCGGCCGCTTCGGTGTGCGCGACCGGCTCGGTCTGCGCGACCGGCTCGGTCTGCGCGACCGGCTCAGCGGGTGCGACCGGCTCGGCGATCGGTGCGGCTTCCGGGACGACCTCGAAGACGGCGACTTCCTCGAGCACCGGCTCCACAACGGGCTCCAGGAGCTCGAACGGCTCGGCGGGGGCGAGCACCGCCTCGAGCAGCGGCGCAGGAGCCTCCGCGGAAGGCAGATCAGCCTGGAACGACGGCGCGGGCCGCTCGACCTCGACGGGAGCGTCCGGAGCGATCGCGGGCACCGCCACGGCGGTCTGCTCGGTCAGCTGGGGGGCACGGCGTGAACGGCGGCTCAGCGAGGGCGCCGTCGGCTCGACGGGTTCGGCGACCACCGGCGTCGCGGCTGCGACCGGCTCGGCGACGGGGAGCGCGACGGTCGGAAGCTCGAACGCCACGACCGGGCTGACAGGGGCCGCGGGAAGATCGGTGAGCGGCTGCTCGTGAGCGAGCGGCTCGGTCTCGGTCGGGATCACCGGGGCAACGGGAGCAGCGGCGGGCGCGGCATCCTTCTGCTTCTCCTCGGCCGACCGACCCCACACGACTGCGGGCCGCTCCGACGCCGAGCCGGCGGCCTTGCGACGCAGCTCCGCGCGC from Microbacterium sulfonylureivorans includes these protein-coding regions:
- a CDS encoding M23 family metallopeptidase, whose protein sequence is MAEPAPTRRSSRTSPTPVQAASETLGSSRAELRRKAAGSASERPAVVWGRSAEEKQKDAAPAAAPVAPVIPTETEPLAHEQPLTDLPAAPVSPVVAFELPTVALPVAEPVAAATPVVAEPVEPTAPSLSRRSRRAPQLTEQTAVAVPAIAPDAPVEVERPAPSFQADLPSAEAPAPLLEAVLAPAEPFELLEPVVEPVLEEVAVFEVVPEAAPIAEPVAPAEPVAQTEPVAQTEPVAHTEAAAPRAEGSAADDFEAAARLFSFTGELPVQASEPEATAEPEDEHRVRAHTAPRKVRASRGAAFKRVTAASFSVGVMGIVGLMTVGMTTPAEAVAAASGVDASMSIIAPGDTIGTEVDADQIQAYVAPAGAEAVTLERTEDYDTTTIAELASQAGIRNFSNLFVNDPNAAIQWPFAVGVTMSYGFGMRSGRMHEGIDFTPGAGAPIQAIADGTVRVASEAGGAYGVHVIIDHMIDGQLVSSHYAHMQYGSLQVSPGQTVTVGTVLGRTGNTGRSYGAHTHFEILLNGTTPIDPLPWLRAHTGG
- a CDS encoding carbohydrate ABC transporter permease, whose protein sequence is MTTATNIAPQAEQELDAVTANGRRRRQGAVDDDTRKTNWWATALIAVCSLTVLIPLYLAVVVALKTPEQLTQGTGFELPNPIRWENFPEAWERTNFPQALMNTSIITVGSVVFTLLTSSVVAYALARNIHRPFFKGVFFYLLAALFIPFPIIMLPLVKQTAILGLDNQAGMIILYTIYGLSLNIFIYTAYIRSIPIELEEAARMDGASTWRVFWSVIFPLLMPMNATVGILTCVWAWNDFIMPLVVLTEPSARTLPLAQYVFQGQFNTDYTVAFASYLMAMAPLLIVYIFSQRWVISGVTRGSIK